The DNA sequence GACCTCGACCGCCGCACGTTCCTCAGCACCGTGTGCGTGCGCCAGGCCGACATCGTGGGCGTCCTGTCCGGCGCCGAGGGCCTCCAGGAGCAGCTCCAGCGCGCCGCCGCCACCGGCGGGCGCGACGCGAACGCCGAGGAGGCGATCCGCCGCATCGCCGAGTACCGGAGCGATCACGTCGGCCTCGACCGGGCGAACTCGACGAAGCCCCTGCGCGCCGCGATGAAGGCGAAGGCTGCGGCCGAGGACACGCTGCTGGCCGCGGTCGCCGTCCACGACGACTACCTCGGACTCGTCCGGCGACGCGACCGTGCCGAGCACGACGCCCGCCAGGCCGAGCAGCAGCTCGACGCGGTCGAGGCGGCCGTCGCCCACCACCGGCTCGACGACCACCTGGCCGAGGCGCCGACCGTCCGTCACGTCGCCGACGGCGACGGCCCCACGGTAACGGAGCTCCGCCAGGCCGCCGACGACCTGGAGGCCACCGCATCGCCCGTCGACGCCGCGCTCGACGAGGAGGTCGCGGGCCGCGGGTCCGCGGCCACCGGCGTCTGGCGACGTCCTGCGGTCGTGGCGGCCGGGACCGTGGCGCTCGCTGCGGTGCTCGCCGCGGCGGGGCAGGTCACCGCCGCCCTCGTCGCGCTCGTCGCGGCGGCAGCCTTGGGCGGCGTCGCGTTCGTCCGACGCCCCGACGCTGCGGCGGAGGTGCGGCGCGTCGCGCAGCTCGAGGCTCGCCTCGCACTCCAGCGTGAGGTGGTGGCGCACGCGACCGCCCGCCGCGAGGCGGCGGAACGGCGGTGCGCGGAGTGGGGGCTGGATGGTGACCCGTCGGTACTGCGGCGCGTGGCGTACGACTTCGACGCGGCGGCAGCGTCCCAAGCCGTGGCGGCAGCCTGGCAGCGTCGGACGGTCGAACTGGAGGCCGCGGTGGCTGCGGCGAACGCTCGCCTCGGCGCGGAACACCGACGCGACGTGCGCCTCGAGGAGGATCTCGATGCGCAGGTCGAGCGCCTCGATGCGGAGGCGCGCGGCCTGCGCCACCAGGCCGACCTGCTCGCCGGTCAGGTCGCCGACCGCGAGCGGCAGCTGCCCAGCGTCGCCGAGGCCGAGGAGGCGCTCGCCGACACCGAACGCGAACTCGCGCGCGTCCGCCGGCTCAACGCCGACCTCACCCGCGCGCAGCGGTTCCTCGAAGCCGCCCGAGACCGCGTCCACCGCGACATCGCGCCGGTGCTCGCCGACGCCGTGACCCGTCGCCTGCCCGGCATCACCGCAGGGCGCTACGTCGACGCGATCGTCGACCCGGCCACCCTCGAGGTGCACGTGCACAACACCTCCGGCAAGCTCCGCCAGGCGACCCTGCTGTCGCACGGCACGACCGAGCAGATCTACCTACTGCTGCGGCTCGCGATGGCCGAGCACCTCGTGACGACCGGCGAGAGCGCCCCGTTCATCCTCGACGACGCGCTCGTCCAGACCGACAGCGCCCGTGCCGCCGCGGTGCTCGACCTCCTGCACGAACTCAGCGCCGACCGCCAGGTCATCGTCTTCAGCCAGGAGGACGACGTCCTCGCCTGGGCGCGTACGAACCTGCGTCCCGGCCGGGACACCCTCGTAGAACTGTCGACGGGCAAGTGACGTGCTGAACGACGGCGGGACCCTCATCCTCAGCCCCACGGACCTCGTCGGGTTCCTGGCGTGCGAGCACCTGACGGTCCTGGAGCGTTCGGCCGCCCGCGGCGAACGCGACCGCCCGCAGCGGGACGATCCCGAACTCGACGTGCTGTCGCGCCGGGGCACCGAGCACGAGCTGCGCTACCTCGCCGACCTGAAGGGACGGGGGCTCGACGTCGTCGAGATCGAGCGCGGCGACGAGAAGGTCAGCGCTGCGCTGCTCACCGAGCTCGAGCGGCGCACCGTCGACGCGATGCACGCCGGTGTCGACGTCATCTTCCAGGCCACGTTCTTCGATGGCCGGTGGATGGGGTTCGCGGACTTCCTCGTGAAGGTCGACCGACCGAGCGACCTCGGGGCGTGGAGCTACGAGGTCGAGGACACGAAGCTCGCCCGGCAGGTCAAGCCCGCGGCGCTGCTCCAGCTCGCCGCGTACGCCGAGCACGTCGCCCGGATCCAGGGACACCCACCGGACCACATCCACGTGCGGCTCGGCACCATGGAGCGACGGTCCTTCCCGCTGCGGGAGCTCGCCGCCTACCACCGCACGGTGAAGGCCCAGTTCGAGGCGGCGCTCGCCGCGGACACCGAGACCTACCCCGACCCGGTCAGCCACTGCGCGCTGTGCCGCTGGGCGGACGTGTGCGACGGCCGCCGGCGCGACGACGACCACCTGAGCCTCGTCGCGTGGATGCGGCGCGACCAGACCCGCAAGTTCGCCGACGCCGGCATCACGACGGTCGAGGAGCTCGCCGACGCTCCGCCCGACGTCCGGCCGGGCCGCATGGGAACGACCACGGCCGAGCGGCTCCGCGAGCAGGCGCGACTCCAGGTCGTCGAGCGTCGCACCGGGCAGCGCATCTACGAACTGCTCGAGGCGGAGCCCGACCGCGGGCTGTGCCTCCTGCCCGAGCCGTCCCCCGGCGACCTGTTCCTCGACCTCGAGGGCGACCCGTTCGTCGGTGACGAGGGGCTCGAGTACCTCTTCGGCGTCGTCGAGATCGACGAGCGCGGCGCGCCGGTGTTCCACCCCTTCTGGGGCCACGACGACGCGGAGGAGAAGGCCGCGTTCGAAGCGGTGATCGACCTCATCGTCGCGCGGCTCGAGCGGTGGCCCGACCTGCACGTCTACCACTACGCCCCGTACGAGGAGACCGCGTTCAAGCGGCTGATGGGGCGCCACGGCACCCGCGAGGACGAGGTCGACCGGTTGCTGCGCGGTGGGGTACTCGTCGACCTGTACCGGGTCGTGCGCCAGGGCGTGCGGGTGTCGGCCGAGTCGTACTCCATCAAGCAGCTCGAGCCGCTCTACATGCAGGCGCGCGACGCCGACGTGAAGGACGCCGCATCGAGCATCGTCGCCTACGAGCGGTGGCTCGAGGAGGGCGACCCGGCGCTGCTCCAGGGCATCGAGGACTACAACCGCGAGGACTGCATCTCGACGTGGAAGCTGGGCGGGTGGCTGGAGGAGCGCCGGACCCAGGCCGCCGCGGACTTCGGAGGCGGGTTGCCGCGGCCGGCACCGCGGGAGGCCGAGCCGCCTGCGGAGGTCGGCGCCGCTCAGGAGGTCGTCGCCGAGCTCGAACGCCGGCTCCTCGACCGCGTGCCCGACGACCGCGTAGCCCGCTCCGCGGACGAGCAGGCCCGCTGGTTGCTGGCCCAGCTGGTGAGCTGGCACCGGCGCGAGGCGAAGTCCACGTGGTGGACCTACTTCTCGCGCATGGCGATGACCGACGAGGAGCTCGCGGAGGACGCCGACGCGATCGGCGGCGTCGAGTTCGCCGCACACCTCGGAGCGGAGAAGAGGTCGGTCGCGTACCGCTACCGCTTCGACCCGACACAGGACTTCACGATCGCGGTCGGCGACACGGTGCACAAGGCCGGCAGCGCGAAGGGGAGCTACGAGGTCCTCGCGCTCGACGCCGTCGACGGGACCATCGACCTCAAGACCGGCCGCGACCCCGACGATCCGCCGGCCACCTCGCTCGTGCCCTACGACATCGTCCCCGACTCGGCGTTGCGCGAAGCGGTCCAGCGGGTCGCCCGCTCGGTGATCGCGCACGGCATCGACGGGGCGGGTCCGTACCGCGCGGTGCGTGACCTCCTGCGCGGGCAGCCACCGCGGATCGGCGGCGTCCCGGCGGGCGAACCGCTCGCCGACCCCGCAGACGACCCAACGGACGCGGCCGTGCGGCTCTCCCACCTCCTCGACGACACTTGCCTGCCGATCCAGGGTCCGCCCGGAGCGGGCAAGACCTACACCGCGGCGCAGGTGGCGCTGTCGCTCGTCGCTTCGGGCAAGCGGGTCGGGATCACGGCGCTCAGCCACAAGGCGATCACGAACCTGCTCGACGAGATCTGCGCGTGCGCCGCCGAGACGGGCGCGTCCCCACGGATCATCCAGAAGGTGTCGAAGGGCGGTACCGGATGCGGGAACGCCCTCGTCGAGTGCGTGACGAGCAACACGGTCGTCGAGGACCGCCTGGACGCCGGGCAGGTCGACATCGTCGCGGGCACGGCGTGGCTCTTCTCGCGCGAGGCGTTCGACCAACGGCTCGACGTGCTCATCGTCGACGAGGCGAGCCAGCTGCCGCTCGCGAACGCCGTTGCCGTCGGCGCGGCCGCCCGCAGCATCATCCTCGTCGGCGACCCGCAGCAGCTCGCCCAGCCGTCGAAGGGCGCCCACCCGCCGGGCTCCGGCGTGTCGGCCCTCGAACACATCCTCGACGGCCACGCCACCGTGCCGTCCGACGGGGGCTTGTTCCTCGCGACGACCCGCCGGCTGCACCCGGACGTGTGCGCGTTCACGTCCGAGGTCGCGTACGAGGGGCGGCTGCGGCCGCACGCGGTCTGTGCGCGCCGGCGGCTGGAGGACGGTTCCGGTCGCGCGGTCACCGGCCTGCGGTTCGTGCCGGTCGACCACGTGGGGGACCGCACCGAGTCGCTCGAGGAGGCACGCGTCGTCCGGCAGCTCGTCGATGAGCTGATCGGCATGTGCTGGATCGACGAGCGCGGACAGGCGTCGCCGGTCACGGTCGACGACGTGGTGGTCGTCGCGCCGTACAACCTCCAGGTGGCGCGCCTGAGAGAGGTGCTGCCGGACGGAGCGCGCGTCGGAACGGTCGACAAGTTCCAGGGCCAGCAGGCACCGGTCGCCGTCTACTCGATGACCACCGCCACGCCGGAGGACATGCCCCGCGGCATGGAGTTCCTCTACAGCCTCAACCGTCTCAACGTCGCGACCTCACGCGCTCTGGCGCTGGCGATCGTCGTCGCGAGCCCCCACCTGCTGACCGTCCGCTGCCGCAAGCCGAGCCAGCTCCGCCTCGCCAACGCGCTGTGCCGCTTCGTCGAGATGGCCGACTCGGTGCCGCCCGCCTCTGCTACGTCCAGCTCCTGGTACGCCTAGGAGCCGAGGTGGAGTTCGACACCTTCGTCGCGGTCGACTGGAGCGCGGCCAGCGCGCCCACGCGGGGACGGGACAGCATCTGGATCGCCTGGATGAG is a window from the Actinomycetota bacterium genome containing:
- a CDS encoding AAA family ATPase: MRIARVHAGAFGPLQGAALELAPGLTVIHGPNESGKSSWHAALYAGLCGLPRGRGSGNKKEVKQFTARHRPWDGGDWCVTVEVALDDGRCLEIHQDLDGKVDSRVTDRTTGRDLASDLIFEGAPDGSRLLDLDRRTFLSTVCVRQADIVGVLSGAEGLQEQLQRAAATGGRDANAEEAIRRIAEYRSDHVGLDRANSTKPLRAAMKAKAAAEDTLLAAVAVHDDYLGLVRRRDRAEHDARQAEQQLDAVEAAVAHHRLDDHLAEAPTVRHVADGDGPTVTELRQAADDLEATASPVDAALDEEVAGRGSAATGVWRRPAVVAAGTVALAAVLAAAGQVTAALVALVAAAALGGVAFVRRPDAAAEVRRVAQLEARLALQREVVAHATARREAAERRCAEWGLDGDPSVLRRVAYDFDAAAASQAVAAAWQRRTVELEAAVAAANARLGAEHRRDVRLEEDLDAQVERLDAEARGLRHQADLLAGQVADRERQLPSVAEAEEALADTERELARVRRLNADLTRAQRFLEAARDRVHRDIAPVLADAVTRRLPGITAGRYVDAIVDPATLEVHVHNTSGKLRQATLLSHGTTEQIYLLLRLAMAEHLVTTGESAPFILDDALVQTDSARAAAVLDLLHELSADRQVIVFSQEDDVLAWARTNLRPGRDTLVELSTGK
- a CDS encoding TM0106 family RecB-like putative nuclease; translated protein: MLNDGGTLILSPTDLVGFLACEHLTVLERSAARGERDRPQRDDPELDVLSRRGTEHELRYLADLKGRGLDVVEIERGDEKVSAALLTELERRTVDAMHAGVDVIFQATFFDGRWMGFADFLVKVDRPSDLGAWSYEVEDTKLARQVKPAALLQLAAYAEHVARIQGHPPDHIHVRLGTMERRSFPLRELAAYHRTVKAQFEAALAADTETYPDPVSHCALCRWADVCDGRRRDDDHLSLVAWMRRDQTRKFADAGITTVEELADAPPDVRPGRMGTTTAERLREQARLQVVERRTGQRIYELLEAEPDRGLCLLPEPSPGDLFLDLEGDPFVGDEGLEYLFGVVEIDERGAPVFHPFWGHDDAEEKAAFEAVIDLIVARLERWPDLHVYHYAPYEETAFKRLMGRHGTREDEVDRLLRGGVLVDLYRVVRQGVRVSAESYSIKQLEPLYMQARDADVKDAASSIVAYERWLEEGDPALLQGIEDYNREDCISTWKLGGWLEERRTQAAADFGGGLPRPAPREAEPPAEVGAAQEVVAELERRLLDRVPDDRVARSADEQARWLLAQLVSWHRREAKSTWWTYFSRMAMTDEELAEDADAIGGVEFAAHLGAEKRSVAYRYRFDPTQDFTIAVGDTVHKAGSAKGSYEVLALDAVDGTIDLKTGRDPDDPPATSLVPYDIVPDSALREAVQRVARSVIAHGIDGAGPYRAVRDLLRGQPPRIGGVPAGEPLADPADDPTDAAVRLSHLLDDTCLPIQGPPGAGKTYTAAQVALSLVASGKRVGITALSHKAITNLLDEICACAAETGASPRIIQKVSKGGTGCGNALVECVTSNTVVEDRLDAGQVDIVAGTAWLFSREAFDQRLDVLIVDEASQLPLANAVAVGAAARSIILVGDPQQLAQPSKGAHPPGSGVSALEHILDGHATVPSDGGLFLATTRRLHPDVCAFTSEVAYEGRLRPHAVCARRRLEDGSGRAVTGLRFVPVDHVGDRTESLEEARVVRQLVDELIGMCWIDERGQASPVTVDDVVVVAPYNLQVARLREVLPDGARVGTVDKFQGQQAPVAVYSMTTATPEDMPRGMEFLYSLNRLNVATSRALALAIVVASPHLLTVRCRKPSQLRLANALCRFVEMADSVPPASATSSSWYA